ATATGCAGCCAATAGCCGGGAGTCGATTCGCACAGAGTTTGAGAAGGTGGAGAAGCGGTTTCGATTTTACAGTCTTGAGACTGATGGCGCTACCTTTCTTCGGCTCGCTCAAGAAGCGATCGCGGAGACCAATGCTTTATCTCTCAACAATGTGGTTGAGCTTGAAACATTGGAGGTGCTTCAGAGTTATCCATTATTCGCCGAGTTTACTTCTTACCAGCTCGAACATGGAATCATCCAATCCTTATACCCGCTTCATCCCGTCGCTGTGATGCTGCTACCCCACTTATCAAATATATTTGGGCAGAACGAGCGTACCTTATTCTCTTTCTTATCCGACAACGAGCGATACAGCGTGCGTGATCATGTTCATCAGCGTCGCGGATACTATTATGCGGATCAGTTATTCGATTTCTTTAGCATCACTCTTGCTGAGTATGGGGACCAACCGAGCCTGCAATTGTATCATACGATTGCACCATATCTTGATGGCCAGCTTCCGTTACAACGGCGAATTGTCGAGTTGTTGGCTTTATGGGCAGCTACTCTACTTACTCAGAAACAACCGGCAACATTGGCATTCCTTGCATTTTCGCTAGGTATCGCCAAGGATGAAGCGGGAGCAGCGTTGGAACAGCTGTCTAAGGCTAAGATTGTTCGGTATAATTCCATTCGCGATCATTGGGAACTATTTGACGGCAGCTCAATCGATCTGAATGCTGTTGTAGCGGAGAAAATCACGACGACCTCCCTCCAAGGGAGAGAGCACATGGCGCTACTGGAGCGGCACTTGCCCATGTCTTATGTCTTACCGTACGAGTACAATGACGACATGGACATGATTCGCTATGCGGATGTTCGATTTACAGATGTTTCTGAATTGAAATCTTTTGATGAATCGCTATTAACGGCAGACGACCGAATCTGGCTCGTGGTCTATTCAGGCGAGGATCAGATGGAGGAACCGATCGCTACGGCAATTGAGATGGCTAATCCCTTCCTTGTAGCCTTTCCTAAATTCACTGCCGAAAGTGTGTATACCAGTCTTCTGTACTACAAAATCATTGATGAATTGCTGCACGATCCGGCATTCCTGGCGCTAGATGTGAGAGTGAAAAACGAGCTGTTGTATATGCTTCAGGAAACGAGTGTGAGAATTAAATTATTCATAGATCGATATTTCGTCTTCGATGAACTGGAATGGTGGTCGGGAACGGAACGGGTCATAGTCAAGGATTTGCTGGGACTTGAACGATTGGTGACCAAGCGGTTAAGGAATAAATACCATGAAACACCGCTTATTAGGAATGAGGCCTTTAACAGAAATCGCATTTCTGCCATTCAGAGGAGAGCACTCATAGACGTCATTGATCGCGTAATCCAGCAGCCTGGGGCGCCCAGTCTCGGCATAACGGGATACGGCCCTAACTATTTGATTTATGCGAGTGTACTTAAAAATAATGGCTACAAGTTGGATACGGAGGGCAGGGTTGAATGCGGTGGCACGCTTGCAGCAATTAAAGGGGAACTGGAAAGACGGCTGGACGATCAGCCTATTGGGAAATTGTCCAATCTCATCAGCATGATGGAGGCTCCGCCTTACGGTATTCGCTCGGCTGTAGTACCCCTGCTATTCGTTTCGCTATTAAGAGAACGTTGGGATCAGCTCCTCTTTTACTCACATGATATGCTGACCACCCATTTAAACGGAGCCTCGGTTCTTGAATTGATTGACTTGTCCGATTTATATGAATATCGCTATTACAACTGGACAATAGAAGAAAGAAACCAGCTCGAGGAGCTGGGACAGCATTTTGATCTTTCTGCCCAGGCATGTGTGAGCTTCCTGCATGTTCGGGATGCTTTGCTACATTGGCTTCGCCAGTTGCCTAAGTTTTCACAGATTACTCGGCAGGTATCAACGATAACTGAGCGAATTCGGGACAGCATCCGTGCTGCAGAAATCGACCCATATTATCACATGAAGGAATTGGCTTTAAACGGCGATCTCCTAACAGGGGCAAGGAGAGAGCTTGAAAAGTTTCTAGTATGGAACGAAGCTGACCTTGAACGAAAAGTTCTCGACCTGACAGGTCAAGAGACGCTTACACATGTGTTCGAGGCTCTAAGGAAACTCCGCAACGAGGCGATTGGCAAGAAGAGTAAGCTACTTACGTTAGCGGAAACAGGAGAAGAGTCAGGGCTGATCGATCGATTGGCGGAACATCTTGTCGGTGTTGCTCGAACGGAATGGTCCGATGCAACTCAGGATCTCTTCCTTAGTCAGATTAAATATGAGTGGCAGCTGCTTCATGCAGGTGATGAAGTTGCTGCGGCGTCTGAATGGATCGTTGATCAAAACGTACTACTTTCAAAGAAGTCCCAAACCCTCTATGCAAATGTTAAAAACATGTTGAAATATGCGGGCAAAGATGTACCGACACAAGAAGTAAAGCAATTGTTAATCAAGCTACTTCAGGAAATCTAGGATGCTGCATGAGAGGAGTGAACGGCAATGTCACGGAAACCCGTACATATAGCCATGTACAGCGGAGGCGCTTCTTCTGCTTATGTGGCCTATCATATGGTACAGACCTATGGAAGAGAGAACAGTATTCTCTTCTTTACCAATACTCTGTGGGAGCATGAAGACAACTATCGATTCATGGAAGAAGTTGCAGACTATTTGGGCATGGAAATTACTTACCGTACGGATGGTAGAACACCTGAACAGGTTTTTTACGATTATAGATTTATGGGCAACTCGCGTCTGGCCAAATGTTCCGAAGAGTTGAAGGTGAGGCAGACTATCATTTTTCTCGAAGAATTGAGAACGGAGCATGGCTTGGAGCCTATACTCTACTTTGGTATCGGTCGCCATGAACAGCACCGGGCAGAAAATTTGAAAGATTTCTATGACCATGTGCCGCTTGAGCCGGTCGAAACAAGGTTTCCACTCATTTCAACATTTCGGGAAGAAGTTGATGTGAAGCAAATTATTCAGGAAAAGTGGGGAATACAGCTCCCCGTTATGTACGAATTGGGATTCTCTCACGCAAACTGCGGCGGCAGATGCGTGAGAGGGGGGTTTCAACATTATGCACAGCTTTACCGGACATGGCCGAACGTTTATCGGGAGCAAGAGGAGATGGAGGAGCAGTTTCGTAGTCATTTCGATAAAGATGTCTCCATCCTGAAGCGTAATGGCGGCCCATATACGCTTCGCGAGTATCGGGAAGTACTGGAGAAAGAGGGACTTGAGCGATACTTGAACGTTCAGGATGATACTGTTCCTTGTGTTTGTACTGTATAACAAGCGCATTACACGTAAATATTTGGTACTCCTAGTCTTAAAACCGCATACTCTTCGCATACTAAATAGTATTACTGAGAGAATGGATGAAGAGTATGCGGAGAAACACGGAAATTCTAGCTTTAGAAGAGGGACAAACTATATTAATAGCCTATCATCTGTATAAGAGGTGTTTTTCGATTCGGAATGCTAACACTCGAAAAGTGATCGGCTATACAGATCGAATTGTCATTTGTAATGTCCGTTTTCTCGTGTCGCTGTCTGGTAGAGAGCGGGTACTACGGGAAAACAAGAAGAACGTTCACGCGTATGTAAAAGGCGAGTATGCTGAGCTACAGAATATTTCAATTGACGATGGCGATGTGCGGCAAGCTTACTACAATCCATATTTTACTCCTGCATTTGTAGATAGAATTACAATAGAACCGATTCAATGCGCAGACATGGCCATTTGCGAGGATGGGAAGGTGTTTTATCGAGTGCTTTAAGGAATAAGTAAGTGGATGAGGCAAGAAGGTTTATTCTTTTGCTGAGTACATGGAGTGCCAGAGACAGAACGGGTCTGTGAGAAAGATTTCTATGTATGTACCTACATATATCGCCTACGATTGATAAATATCAAATCAAAAAAGTTAATGGTACAGATACGCTAGTTGCGAATCTCTACAACGGTAACCTCACTTGGACAATCAACACTGATAAAAGCTTGAAAAGTATTTCGGTGAGGCAGAAGATAGAGTTTCCGACGTAAAAGGAAATACAAGAAGCAGAAGAAGCGGTGCAACCTTAAAAGTAAGAATGGGACACATCCTTGTATCTACGGGGAAATGTATATGCTTGATCCAAATGGTATTCAAACTGACACTACAAAAATCCAGAATTGAATAAAAGATCTTCCTAACAAAAAGTCGAGCAACCCGATTAATTTAAAGGTTATCCAAAACGGAATTTCATACAACCTAAGCGTTAAGGACGTTTATTTTCATCTAACGGCAACTAGAGCATAAGTGTGAATAAAGGCTCCCAATCATCACACTCCGCGAATTGTGGTTTTGCACAGACAGGGTTCGCCTTCACGCAAAAAAGCCAGCCGCAAGAGGCTGGCTTTTTTACGTGAAGCAAGGGTTTGTCGATTACCCTGTATCCGAAGGAGGACAATGGATATCGTTCCTCGCACAGGGAGCAAAGCGGACGAGCACGGCATCTCATTCTACAGATAAGAACGTCATCCGCGAGTCCTCTTCGTCAGCAACTTAAATCATGAATGGGATACCCCTGAGCCGAATAAAAGAATCGCGACACAAGAAACCGACACAAAGTAGTCGCGTTTCGTTTGGGGAGCTGAGAGGCTCTTGCAACAAAGTAAAACCCCGATAGCAGGAGATCGGGGTTAATCTTATACATTCTATTTACTTTTTATGAATCTCTAGCATTTCAGTATCGATAATGACGCCCTCAATTCGCATAAAATCAAAACCTAAGATACCATTGATTTCAAATCCATAATTCATTTCTCCAACTTCAATCTCAAAATGATCTAACTGAATTTCTTCAATCTTCAAGAAATTCACAGTTTTGAAGAAAACGATCTCAGAGCCACCAATTCCTCTAATGGCGCAGGTTGAATCAGTTGGTTCTGGAGGTAACCCGATATTGCGTAACATCTCCGTTCACGAATTTCTACCCTTGGTCTAGAAGTATGAAAAAAGTAAAATTCATTGGCTGGACGTTCTCTTTGCAATTCATTACATTGCTTCATCGCTTCAAAAGAGTCGTCGAACTTTTGCACAATTGCCATTTCGTCTACGAGACGGAGCCCTTCATCAGAGTGTGCCTGAATAGCTTCGATAACTACCCATTCGTTTGGGTAAAGATTTTGCACTTCGTTCCACTTCATGATGATTCTCCGTTCTTTATTTTTGATTTTAGTATATATCAGCACAGCATTACCTTCAATGGCGACAGAGGGAGCCTCTAGGGTGACCATCAGCAGGCGGGTTGTGGATATAACTGGCCACGATTCGGCTCCACTATGTAAATCCACAATCGCATGTGAACTGATTTTAATTGGATTTCCACTATACAATTTTGGGTATTTTTGCTATTATAAGTGGTCATAAGCTAATCATTCTGATAGTAATAATAGATATAGTTTCCAGATTATCATCTGTCGATAAATTTCCTTTGGAGGTAGAGGGTTTCATGCGCAATCATTGGGGCAAAAATTTGATTTGTATGTTGATGGCCATAGTATTTTTCATTCCTTACGGACTCGTGCACGGTCAAACAAACCAGCTCGAAGATATTCAAGGGCACTGGGCTGAAGCGGATATTCGGGAGTGGGTCGAACAAGGCATCGTCTCAGGTTATCCTGATCAGACCTTTCGGCCTGATAAAGTGGTGACAAGAGGGGAATTCGTAGCACTTGTAAACAGAGCGTTCAAGTATTCAGAGAAAGGTTCAATAGGATTCAAGGATGTAAAAAAGACGGATTGGGTGCACCTAGAAGTACAAAAGGCGATTAAACAGGGCTATATCAATGGGTTTAGTGACAATACCTTTCGCTCTAATCAACAAATTACCCGTCAAGAAACAGCTGTAATTCTATCGAAAATTTTGAAATTGAGTCAAGCTGTTTCGGCATCGACTATTCCTTTCAAAGATTCGAATTTGATTCCTGACTGGAGCATCAGTTCAATCAGTCAAATCGTACATAGTGGAATCATGGATCAATATGCGGATGGAACTTTTCAACCAACGCGTCAAATGACTCGTGCCGAAATGGTGGTATCCATTAAGAAAGCATTGGCCGCAGTTATGATAACGTATGATAAACCGGGTGTATATGGAGAAGCTGCCAAGAAGGCGGTAGCAACTAATGTGACCATTCAATCCCGAGACGTTACACTCCGGAACATGCATATATTTGGTGATTTGGTTATAAGCAAGGAAGTGGGCGAGGGCAATGTTTATTTGGACCAGGTTCAAGTAGATGGCACTACTCGTGTTGAAGGCGGCGGCATGGAAAGTGTCCATTTAATAAATAGCAAGATGGGAAAGCTGCTGGTCAATCGACTAGAAAATCCGGTGCGTATCGTTGCGGAAGGAACGACCGTCATTGGGGATACTCAAGTACTTTCAAGTGCAAGCTTGGAAGAAGCGACCGGTTTAACGGGAGAAGGTTTTGGCGATGTTACGGTGCTCTCAAATATCCAGAAATTAAAGCAGAGAGATCTCATTCTCTCAGGAAATTTCAATAAGGTTAACTTGATGACGGACTTGAAAGAGATTAAGGTTCGTTCTGGAGCTATAAAAATTTTAGCCATTCAAGGCAAATTGACGATTGCAAGCATTGTTTTGGATAAAGGTGTAAAAGTTGATGAACTTGATTTGCAGAGCAAGACAACTGTCAGTGGAGAAGGACAAATCGGTTCAGTCACTCTGTCAAAAGAAGCGGAAGATTCCGTTCTTCCGAAAAGTAATTCCACTACATCAATCCCTTTTGGCGGCTTTCCCGGAGGCGGCTTTCCCGGAGGCGGTATCCCTGGAGGAGGCAGTCCTGAGGGCAGTACTCCTGGAGGGGGAGGATCCTCAGGCGGCACAAGCGCTACTGTAAAAGGAACGTTATTTTATTGGGGGTATGATAAACCCAACAAGATTCCGATCTATAATCAAACAATCTTTTTAAATAATGTAAATGAGACATCCAAATCCTATACGGGTGTTACAAATCACAGTGGCGCTTTTAGTATCTCTAATATTGATCCGGGCACTTATACAGCAAATGTTTATTTAGGATTAACAAGATATTATTCGGACGAATTCACGGTAAAAGCGGGGCAGACGTTAACACTGCCGGATTTAGTAATTAAGGAAGAGGCACCTCAGCCTTCTGTGGAAGGGCCGATTTATACCGATATCGGTTATACAAGCGGCCGTGTCTTTTATCTGAAAGAGAATTATTCGGTCAAAGTAGAGTTGAGCGATGGAACGGTGCTTCACACGCCTGACAGTAAGTTTAATACGTTCTTCAGCTTTAATCTGTTTGATTATAATCCTGATTTGATCTTGCACGGAAATGATGTTCTATATGTTACGTTATATGCTGATAGCGGATGGACAAGCGGGAGAATCGCAGTTCTGGTTGTGGAAAGGCCGCAGACCAAGTCGCCTGTCGTGACTAAAAACGTCTATGACGATACCAGGACTATTCGAGTCCAAGTTACGGATTGGTCTAACGAGATTAAGATTACCAAGCTGGATGGAACAGTGATCGGCTCAAATCATAATGCTCTTGGAAATACGGTAGAGATATATTTGCCTAAAAGTGGGCAATTAGACGTCGGCGAGAAAATTAAGGTATATGCGCAGGCAAACGGGAAGAGAATTAGCGAACCGACATATGTTACTGTGCTCGCGCCTGTCGTACAGACATTGCCTCCAAGTGTAGCCGAAGTTGTCTACGATGACGATAACTACATTGCTGGCACAGCCGAAGGAGAAGCCATCATCGTTGTGAAACGGTCAAACGGGACGGTGATCGGTGAAGGTGCAGCAAACTCGGAGTACGGTGGGGGTAGATTTAATCTAAAATTGACTTCGCCACTAGTTGTCGGAGAAGTGTTGTCGATTACGGCCAAAGGTTATGAGAAGATTGTAAGCGGGTCTACACAAGTGACGGTTGCATTAAGGCCAACGACAGCAACACCGACAGTAGTCGGGGATATTTATGCCGATTACACTTCGATCCAAGTTGATTATCCGCTTCCTAACATATTGTTATATCTGAAAGATATGAACGGAAACGTAATTAGTCAGCCTTACTCAAGTGCTGGCGGGACAACCTATATTCACAATTTGAATTTGGATCCCGAAACCCAATATCAACTGACAGCCAAGGCGTCGGGCTTGAAAGAAAGCCAGCCTTTCCTATTCACTACTATTGTTCCGACTGAACCAACGCCTGTTCCTTCCGTTACAGCGCCGGTATATGCGGATGCGAACTATGTACTACCCGGTGTTACGGAGCCATATGCTAAAGTTTACTTCTATTATGGAGACGGCACGCTCATTCATAGCATCAGAGCTAATGATAAAGGTGATTTTAGCTTTGTGATGCCATCATTCCCCCCATTGGCGCCTGGAGAAACGCTGCTGCTCAGAGCTGATGCGGAAGGTAAAGTAATGAGCGAAGCGCTCGTGCTCACGACTGTAATGCCAGTAGAGAAGACCAGTCCACCTGTTGTTACGGATCTGGTTTACGGCTATACAAGTGGATTAGAAGGTAAGGCGGCACGGAGTGCGTTAGTAAGCGCCTATCGTGAAGATGGCACGCAGATTAGTACGGGGATCTATGCTGACAAGAATTCAGGCAACTGGAAGATTGGTTTAGTGTTTACTGTTCTGCGAGGCGGGGATCGAATTTATGTGATTGCCGATGAGGCAGGAAAGCTGCCTAG
This portion of the Cohnella abietis genome encodes:
- a CDS encoding phosphoadenosine phosphosulfate reductase domain-containing protein, encoding MSRKPVHIAMYSGGASSAYVAYHMVQTYGRENSILFFTNTLWEHEDNYRFMEEVADYLGMEITYRTDGRTPEQVFYDYRFMGNSRLAKCSEELKVRQTIIFLEELRTEHGLEPILYFGIGRHEQHRAENLKDFYDHVPLEPVETRFPLISTFREEVDVKQIIQEKWGIQLPVMYELGFSHANCGGRCVRGGFQHYAQLYRTWPNVYREQEEMEEQFRSHFDKDVSILKRNGGPYTLREYREVLEKEGLERYLNVQDDTVPCVCTV
- a CDS encoding S-layer homology domain-containing protein, with translation MRNHWGKNLICMLMAIVFFIPYGLVHGQTNQLEDIQGHWAEADIREWVEQGIVSGYPDQTFRPDKVVTRGEFVALVNRAFKYSEKGSIGFKDVKKTDWVHLEVQKAIKQGYINGFSDNTFRSNQQITRQETAVILSKILKLSQAVSASTIPFKDSNLIPDWSISSISQIVHSGIMDQYADGTFQPTRQMTRAEMVVSIKKALAAVMITYDKPGVYGEAAKKAVATNVTIQSRDVTLRNMHIFGDLVISKEVGEGNVYLDQVQVDGTTRVEGGGMESVHLINSKMGKLLVNRLENPVRIVAEGTTVIGDTQVLSSASLEEATGLTGEGFGDVTVLSNIQKLKQRDLILSGNFNKVNLMTDLKEIKVRSGAIKILAIQGKLTIASIVLDKGVKVDELDLQSKTTVSGEGQIGSVTLSKEAEDSVLPKSNSTTSIPFGGFPGGGFPGGGIPGGGSPEGSTPGGGGSSGGTSATVKGTLFYWGYDKPNKIPIYNQTIFLNNVNETSKSYTGVTNHSGAFSISNIDPGTYTANVYLGLTRYYSDEFTVKAGQTLTLPDLVIKEEAPQPSVEGPIYTDIGYTSGRVFYLKENYSVKVELSDGTVLHTPDSKFNTFFSFNLFDYNPDLILHGNDVLYVTLYADSGWTSGRIAVLVVERPQTKSPVVTKNVYDDTRTIRVQVTDWSNEIKITKLDGTVIGSNHNALGNTVEIYLPKSGQLDVGEKIKVYAQANGKRISEPTYVTVLAPVVQTLPPSVAEVVYDDDNYIAGTAEGEAIIVVKRSNGTVIGEGAANSEYGGGRFNLKLTSPLVVGEVLSITAKGYEKIVSGSTQVTVALRPTTATPTVVGDIYADYTSIQVDYPLPNILLYLKDMNGNVISQPYSSAGGTTYIHNLNLDPETQYQLTAKASGLKESQPFLFTTIVPTEPTPVPSVTAPVYADANYVLPGVTEPYAKVYFYYGDGTLIHSIRANDKGDFSFVMPSFPPLAPGETLLLRADAEGKVMSEALVLTTVMPVEKTSPPVVTDLVYGYTSGLEGKAARSALVSAYREDGTQISTGIYADKNSGNWKIGLVFTVLRGGDRIYVIADEAGKLPSDPVYITIQSAPKSNLPSISGNVSAETKNINGTYNGPRLVDQILTIIMLVNDNGNAIETSLVGTDGSFSINVSSIHLVAGQKLKIVAKEAKKEASDPLVITVN